The following coding sequences are from one Bacteroidota bacterium window:
- the gyrA gene encoding DNA gyrase subunit A codes for MSDDLTPDNPNEGADQNLRNQPRIIPINIEEEMKTAYIDYSMSVIVSRAIPDVRDGLKPVHRRVLFAMNELGLSPGKPYKKSARIVGEVLGKYHPHGDSSVYDAMVRMAQDWSLRYPLVDGQGNFGSIDNDPPAAMRYTEARLRRVAEDILTDIEKDTVDMRLNFDDSLEEPTVLPSKIPTLLVNGASGIAVGMATNMLPHNMTEVVEGVIKYIDDKDVTIDELMTVVKAPDFPTGGTIYGYDGVRQAFMTGRGRVVLRGKAEIETQDNGREQIIITEVPYQVVKSDLVKKIAELADEKKIEGISEVRDESDRNGIRVVIELKRDAISNVVLNQLFALTSLQTSFGVNNVALVHGRPMLLNLRDMIKHFVEFRHEVVIRRAKWELKKAEERAHILEGLLIALNNIDAVIKLIRASNDRDIAREGLMSEFHLSEIQAKAILEMRLQTLTGLERGKIEAEHKELMEKIDWLNRVLNEEPLRMQIIKDEMIEVKEKYGDVRRTNIEYAAGDFNMEDLIANDEVVVTISHLGYIKRTLSSEYKTQNRGGRGSKGSATRDEDFIEHLFLATNHNYILFFTELGRCFWLKVYEIPEGEKSSKGRAIQNLISIPKEDRIMAYIPVQNLKEDEYLDSNFVIFCTKKGTIKKTTLKAYSNVRAGGVIAIDIREGDELVQVSLTSGNSEIVIATKAGKAIRFNNETVRSVGRNSVGVRGVTLANEKDEVIGMITVHPENKAETIMVLSAKGYGKRSDIEDYRITNRGGKGVKTISVTDKTGSLIAILNVTDDDHVMVINKSGVAIRIAVDKLRVMGRATQGVRIIKLDAKDAIAAVAKIENGKLSYNPEEDGDLGATEETGNTEGPTT; via the coding sequence ATGAGTGACGATTTAACACCAGACAACCCCAATGAGGGGGCAGACCAGAATCTGCGCAATCAACCCCGGATAATACCTATTAATATAGAAGAGGAAATGAAAACCGCCTACATTGATTATTCAATGTCGGTGATTGTTTCTCGCGCTATCCCCGATGTGCGTGATGGGCTGAAGCCGGTGCATCGCCGGGTTTTGTTCGCCATGAACGAACTGGGTCTCAGTCCGGGCAAACCTTATAAAAAGTCGGCGAGAATAGTGGGAGAGGTGCTAGGTAAGTATCACCCCCACGGCGATAGTTCGGTTTATGATGCGATGGTTCGTATGGCTCAAGATTGGAGTCTTCGATATCCTTTAGTGGATGGACAGGGTAACTTCGGAAGTATAGATAATGACCCACCAGCGGCCATGCGTTATACAGAGGCCAGATTGCGCCGGGTGGCAGAAGACATTTTGACCGATATTGAAAAAGATACGGTGGACATGCGTCTGAACTTTGATGATAGTTTGGAAGAGCCTACTGTTCTGCCTTCAAAAATCCCTACTCTTTTGGTGAATGGCGCTTCGGGCATTGCCGTAGGTATGGCAACAAATATGTTGCCGCACAACATGACGGAAGTGGTGGAAGGTGTCATTAAATATATAGACGACAAAGATGTTACGATTGACGAACTGATGACGGTAGTGAAAGCTCCTGACTTCCCAACCGGTGGAACCATATATGGATACGACGGTGTGCGGCAGGCTTTTATGACCGGAAGAGGACGAGTAGTTCTTCGCGGAAAAGCTGAGATTGAAACACAGGATAACGGGAGAGAACAGATCATCATTACCGAAGTTCCTTACCAAGTAGTGAAAAGCGATTTAGTAAAAAAGATTGCTGAATTGGCAGATGAGAAGAAGATAGAAGGTATCAGCGAGGTTCGCGATGAATCAGACCGAAACGGTATCCGGGTGGTGATTGAATTGAAGCGCGACGCTATTTCCAATGTAGTCTTGAACCAGTTGTTTGCATTGACCTCTCTTCAAACATCTTTTGGTGTTAATAATGTGGCCCTAGTGCATGGCCGCCCTATGTTGCTCAATCTCAGGGATATGATTAAGCACTTTGTGGAGTTTCGCCATGAGGTGGTCATAAGAAGAGCTAAGTGGGAACTGAAGAAAGCCGAAGAGCGTGCCCATATATTAGAAGGGCTTTTGATTGCCCTCAATAATATAGACGCAGTAATCAAGTTGATTCGCGCCTCCAACGACCGCGATATTGCCAGAGAAGGTTTGATGAGCGAGTTCCATTTGTCTGAAATTCAGGCAAAAGCCATCCTCGAAATGCGTTTACAGACCCTTACTGGTCTGGAAAGAGGCAAGATTGAAGCCGAACATAAGGAATTGATGGAGAAAATAGATTGGCTGAACCGCGTTTTGAACGAAGAGCCTTTGCGGATGCAGATTATCAAGGATGAGATGATTGAGGTGAAGGAGAAGTATGGTGATGTGCGCCGAACAAATATTGAATATGCCGCCGGTGATTTCAATATGGAAGATTTGATTGCCAACGACGAAGTGGTTGTAACTATTTCTCACTTAGGCTACATAAAGCGCACTCTCTCAAGCGAATACAAGACCCAGAACAGGGGAGGACGAGGTAGCAAAGGTAGCGCCACCCGCGATGAAGACTTCATCGAACACCTCTTCTTGGCCACCAACCACAACTACATTCTTTTCTTCACAGAACTTGGCCGATGTTTCTGGCTAAAGGTTTATGAAATCCCTGAAGGGGAGAAGTCGAGTAAAGGAAGAGCCATCCAAAACCTGATCAGTATCCCGAAGGAGGATAGGATTATGGCCTACATCCCGGTTCAAAACCTAAAAGAAGACGAATATCTGGATAGTAATTTCGTGATTTTCTGTACCAAGAAAGGAACCATCAAAAAGACCACTTTAAAAGCCTATTCCAACGTTCGGGCAGGAGGGGTTATCGCCATAGATATAAGAGAAGGAGATGAACTAGTACAGGTATCTCTTACTTCAGGTAACAGCGAGATAGTCATTGCGACAAAGGCTGGTAAGGCCATTCGCTTTAACAATGAAACAGTTCGTTCAGTAGGTAGAAACTCAGTCGGAGTTCGGGGTGTTACCTTAGCAAATGAAAAGGATGAGGTGATTGGAATGATTACTGTTCATCCAGAAAACAAGGCAGAAACTATCATGGTTTTGTCGGCCAAAGGATATGGCAAACGAAGCGATATTGAAGATTACCGGATCACTAACCGAGGTGGAAAGGGTGTAAAAACCATCAGCGTAACCGATAAGACGGGAAGTCTGATTGCCATTCTCAACGTAACCGACGATGACCACGTAATGGTGATTAACAAATCGGGAGTTGCAATACGTATCGCTGTGGACAAACTACGAGTGATGGGTCGTGCTACCCAAGGAGTCCGCATCATTAAACTGGATGCTAAAGATGCCATAGCGGCGGTAGCCAAGATAGAAAACGGCAAATTGAGTTATAACCCGGAAGAAGATGGTGATTTAGGAGCTACCGAAGAAACGGGAAACACCGAAGGACCAACTACTTAA
- a CDS encoding tetratricopeptide repeat protein: protein MVMEAKGKTPNIDLATALKNAAISAENAGNNEAALQVYKEWIAIAPEASAYRSYAILLKNSSKTEEAKKVVDEALIKYPNDANLLVEKINFFLEGAQYAEALTFVNNLLQVEPNNDGALFIKGLAYDKLGKEDSVIYYYEKAAAANPKNVKPLNNLGAIYVNKANAMVDAMNKLGNSTDDTKKYEEYKKQRRELYLKAKPYLERAKIIAPEDEQISRILKQIELYTKD, encoded by the coding sequence ATGGTCATGGAAGCAAAAGGGAAAACCCCAAACATAGATTTGGCTACTGCGCTAAAGAACGCTGCTATTAGTGCTGAAAATGCAGGCAACAATGAAGCAGCACTTCAGGTTTATAAAGAGTGGATCGCTATTGCACCAGAGGCATCTGCGTATAGAAGCTATGCAATCTTGCTTAAAAATAGCTCCAAAACAGAGGAGGCCAAGAAGGTGGTTGATGAGGCATTGATCAAATATCCAAATGATGCCAACCTCTTGGTTGAGAAGATAAATTTCTTTCTGGAAGGCGCTCAATACGCTGAAGCGCTCACTTTTGTCAATAATTTGTTGCAGGTGGAGCCAAATAACGACGGTGCTCTATTTATTAAAGGTCTGGCTTATGATAAGTTAGGTAAGGAAGATTCAGTTATCTATTATTATGAAAAGGCTGCCGCCGCTAATCCTAAAAATGTGAAGCCCCTGAACAATCTGGGCGCTATATATGTCAATAAGGCAAATGCTATGGTTGATGCAATGAACAAATTAGGCAACAGCACAGATGACACCAAAAAGTATGAGGAATATAAAAAGCAACGCCGCGAGTTATATCTTAAAGCAAAGCCGTACCTTGAAAGAGCAAAAATAATCGCTCCTGAAGATGAACAGATTTCAAGGATTCTTAAACAGATAGAACTTTACACGAAGGACTAA
- a CDS encoding fibronectin type III domain-containing protein — protein sequence MKTVKKHSKKMSRVHNQNRVNRNRNKVRRAQLLANPLMMLVTITFAFQELSTPEKVLARIRMHIMKLTGNAYFPSVDPTLADLLLKADQLEALISAAASGDHDLILQRDEVIREILAMITLLGYDIQKQSGGDRIKIESAGFKTRKVAGTTQPCTKVVIKTVESLETIEILLEWGKVKGAKVYWIEIKTEPTGKWKVIDLAGVLNYKLNGYLMDDEFILIQPGLRYFFRIRAWNNLGFGEYSEIVDAICID from the coding sequence ATGAAAACAGTTAAAAAGCACTCGAAAAAAATGAGCAGAGTGCATAATCAAAACCGGGTAAACCGGAATAGAAACAAAGTCAGGAGGGCGCAATTATTAGCCAACCCTTTGATGATGTTGGTCACTATCACTTTTGCTTTCCAAGAGCTGAGCACACCAGAAAAGGTGCTGGCCAGAATCCGAATGCATATTATGAAACTGACCGGCAATGCTTACTTTCCTTCGGTTGACCCCACCTTGGCAGATCTATTGCTTAAAGCCGACCAGTTAGAGGCCCTGATTTCAGCAGCGGCCAGTGGCGATCATGATTTAATCCTTCAGCGCGACGAAGTCATCCGGGAAATACTGGCGATGATTACTCTTTTGGGATATGATATCCAGAAGCAAAGCGGCGGAGACCGGATTAAGATTGAGAGCGCAGGCTTTAAAACCCGTAAAGTTGCTGGCACTACCCAGCCTTGCACTAAAGTGGTAATCAAGACGGTGGAGTCACTCGAAACCATCGAGATATTGCTGGAGTGGGGTAAAGTCAAAGGCGCCAAGGTTTATTGGATTGAAATCAAAACAGAGCCGACTGGTAAATGGAAGGTAATAGACCTTGCAGGGGTGCTGAATTATAAACTCAATGGCTATTTGATGGATGATGAGTTTATTTTAATTCAGCCTGGACTGCGTTACTTTTTCCGTATCCGAGCTTGGAATAATTTGGGCTTTGGCGAATACAGCGAGATTGTAGATGCTATTTGCATAGACTAA